TCCGCGAGTTTGGACCAGTCCGCCGTTCCGGCGAACATCTGTTTGCCGTACCTCGGGTGCAGCGTGACCCAATTCACACCGACGTCTTGAAGCCGTTTTGCCAGGTCGATGAAGACTTCTTCACCCTTGTTGAAGCCCAGGCGGAATTTGACGCCGACCCGGCCGCCCTGGGGATGTTCGGCCGCTTTCTCCACCATGATGGAGGCGAGGTTCACCAGCTTGTCGAGATCTTGCATGAGCTGCACGCCGGAGCCGGATTTGAGGACCTTGCGTACCGGGCAGCCGGCGTTGAGGTCGAAGTTCCGATACCCCATGGACACCAGCTTTTCCATGACTGGTTGGAAATAGTCGGCTTCGGAACCGAAGAGCTGGAGAACCATGGGATCGTCTTCTGGGCAGGTGGCCAGCAGGCGGCGTGTCCCCGCATTCTTGAAAGCCATGCCTTTGACGGAAATCATCTCGGAGCAGGCCACTTTGCAGCCGTTTTTCTTGGCCAGAATCCGGAAGGGGAGATCCGAGTAACCGGCCAGCGGGGCAAGCCACGGGGAATCAGGGGTAATTGAAAATGTCGTCATGGTGGGAAGCTCATACGAACTCCAAGGAAGGGAGTCAAAGGGAAATGGGGGGGGCTGTCCCGGCTTTCGACTACGAAGTGCCGACGGTCGCGAAGTGCCGAGGTGCAAAGGGGCGTGTGTGTGGTTTGCGTGTCATTGGTTTTGACTCTGAATGTACACAGTGCAGTTGCGGAATGGGTTGCGGCCTGGCCGAAAGTATGCGCATGATCAGGGCCGATGCGGTAATTCGAGTCTGTTGAGGCGTGTGTGCATTGGGAAATAATTTAAAAAAAAACAGGATCAGGGTTGACAAACAACTGCTTTTATCATTACACCGGCCCGTCTTCAAGCGCAAGGCGGCTCCAACCCGAGTTCGGGAAAAAAGGTCGTTGAAAACTCTTGATTTTTGAAATAGCGGCGTATATAGACTTCGTTCCCAGTGAGCTGGCGTAGCTCAATTGGTAGAGCAGCTGATTTGTAATCAGCAGGTTGCGGGTTCAAGTCCCATCGCCAGCTCCATATGATATTAATGGTGGGGTTCCCGAGTGGCCAAAGGGAACAGACTGTAAATCTGTCGGCGTACGCCTTCGGAGGTTCAAATCCTCCCCCCACCACCATTTTTTTGAATCACGCTGTAGGAGGCCGGTCCGAGAGACTGCTGATGGACTACAGGGAGTGAGCGGGAATAGCTCAATGGCTAGAGCATCAGCCTTCCAAGCTGAGGGTTGCGGGTTCGAGTCCCGTTTCCCGCTCCATTTTTAGCCGTCCCTCCATCCATCATCATAAATAAATACAGCGTGAGCAATTGGTTCGCGTAGCTCAGTCGGCAGAGTGCATCCTTGGTTAAGGATGAAGTCCAGGTTCAAATCCGGTCATGAGCTTCATAGGCGTTTTTTTTGTTTGTATTGACTTGTCAGCAAGTATTTAGAAATAGAAACCTACATAACTTTATTGATCCAGGGGGTTATTGAAATGGGTAAAGCTAAATTTGAACGTAGCAAGCCTCACGTTAACATCGGCACCATCGGTCACATCGACCATGGTAAGACCACTCTGACCGCTGCCATCACCAAACTGGCTCACATGGCCGGTCACGGCGAATACGTCGCTTTCGATCAGATCGACAAGGCTCCCGAGGAGAAAGAGCG
This sequence is a window from Pseudodesulfovibrio sp. S3. Protein-coding genes within it:
- a CDS encoding tRNA-dihydrouridine synthase family protein — translated: MTTFSITPDSPWLAPLAGYSDLPFRILAKKNGCKVACSEMISVKGMAFKNAGTRRLLATCPEDDPMVLQLFGSEADYFQPVMEKLVSMGYRNFDLNAGCPVRKVLKSGSGVQLMQDLDKLVNLASIMVEKAAEHPQGGRVGVKFRLGFNKGEEVFIDLAKRLQDVGVNWVTLHPRYGKQMFAGTADWSKLAELKKAVSIPVIGSGDLFTAEDGLRCVEETGIDTIMFARGALYDPSIFARYVALRQGTALPARDGTSLAAIILEHIRLTREYEGDGRSFRKIRSIIPRYAKGLRGIRTLRGSLLQCKTWEILEQTVGAIAEMEPAETDAETSPVDVIHQ